GGCTGCGTCGCATAGCCATTGGTGACGATCAGATTCTTCTTGGCGGTCGCAAAATAGGATTGGTTCATGTGAACCGACGCCAGAATGGGATAGCCATTGGGTCCGACGAGCACATTACCGTCGGCCTCGACGATGGCGCCGGCGCCCTCCGTATAGCCGGCCGTGCCATGCGGCATCAGCGAGCGCGCCGCGAGCTTCAGCGTGCGCGGACCGATCTCGGCGGCTTTCGCATTGGTCGAGAGCAGATCGTCGGGCGTCGGCAGCGTCAGGAAGCGCGGCGTTCCATTCGCGTCCAACGCTGTCGCCCAGACGTAGGCCTCGAAGGACCATTCGTGGAAATTGCAGTCGGGCGTCGGGACCGAGGCCGTGTCCTGCGTCGGGAAAGCGGCGTTCGGCTTTTGAAAATTGCCCAAATTCTCCTGCCAGCCGGGCGGCGGACAAGCGCCGGCCACGGCGGCGGGCGCGGTTTCATATTCCGGTTCTTTGGCGATGGCCGATGTGCAGAGGAGCGGCGCGACGACGAGAACGAGAGCTGAGCGTTTCATTTTAGAATATCCTGATCGGTCGCCCTTCGCGGATGGTCGCGGCGCGACGCTCTCGAAAAGCGATGCACGAAAAAAAACGAGAGATGCGAATGCATGATATTGCGAGAGCGGCGACGCGTCCAGCGGCGTTCGAGCCTGCGCAAGGCTCCGCATCCAGGTTAACAACTCCTATACAGCCGCGTCATGGCCGCGCTCGTCCTCGACAAGCGCGGCCATGACGCTGGAAACATGTCTGCTCGTTAACCCGAATTCGGGGCCCTGAGAGCCCGCGAGGGGCTTTCTTGCCCGCGCTCGGCCGCTCTGCTAAGACGCAGGCCTCTTCGAGGGAAAGGGCCGCGGACGCCGGAATGCTCTTTTACGAACCGCTGTTCCTGTTCCTGTTCGCCCCCGCGGTCTATGGCCTCTATCTGCTCATTGGCGGCAATCGCGGCGCGCGTCTCGGAGTCTTGCTCGCGGCGAGCCTTCTCTTCTACGCCTGGAGCGAGCCGCTCTTCGTCTTCGTCGTGCTCGCCTCCGCTTTCGCCGACGTCTTCATCGCGCGCCGCATCGACGCGCTTCCGCCGGATGATAAAGCGCGCAAGCTCTGGCTCGCGCTCGGCGTCGCGGCCAATCTCGGCCTGCTCGTCTATTTCAAATATGCGGGCTTTCTCGTCGCCAATCTCGATGTCGTCCTGCGCGCGCTGACCATGCCGGGGCTGGCCATCGCCTCGATCGCTCTGCCGATCGGCGTCTCCTTCATCGTCTTCGAGAAGATCACCTTTCTCGTCGACGTGCATCGCGGCGTGACCAAGCCGGCGCAGAGCCTCTCGCTCTACGCCTTCTATGTGTTCTTCTTCCCCAAGCTGCTCGCCGGGCCGATCGTGAAATATCACGACATCGCCGAGCAATTGGCGCGTTTCCGCCATGCGACGAGCGAGGATTTCGCGCTAGGCTTCTCGCGCTTCATGCTCGGCGTCGGCAAGAAGCTGCTGCTCGCCGACACGCTCGCCGGCGGCGCCGATCTCGTCTTCTCGCAAGACGCCGCGCATATCGGCTTCCTCGACGCATGGGCGGGCGTGCTGTTCTTCACCTTCCAGATCTATTTCGATTTCTCCGGCTATTCCGACATGGCGATCGGCCTCGCGCGCATGTTCGGCTTTCGCCTGCAGGAGAATTTCGACATGCCCTATGTGGCGGCGAGCGTCACCGAATTCTGGCGCCGCTGGCACATGTCGCTCACCTCCTGGATTCGCGACTATCTCTACATTCCGCTCGGCGGCAATCGCCGCGGCGAATTGCGCATGCAGGTCAATCTCTGGCTGTGCTTCCTCGCCTCGGGCCTGTGGCACGGCGCCGCTTGGACCTA
This genomic window from Methylosinus sp. H3A contains:
- a CDS encoding MBOAT family protein, translating into MLFYEPLFLFLFAPAVYGLYLLIGGNRGARLGVLLAASLLFYAWSEPLFVFVVLASAFADVFIARRIDALPPDDKARKLWLALGVAANLGLLVYFKYAGFLVANLDVVLRALTMPGLAIASIALPIGVSFIVFEKITFLVDVHRGVTKPAQSLSLYAFYVFFFPKLLAGPIVKYHDIAEQLARFRHATSEDFALGFSRFMLGVGKKLLLADTLAGGADLVFSQDAAHIGFLDAWAGVLFFTFQIYFDFSGYSDMAIGLARMFGFRLQENFDMPYVAASVTEFWRRWHMSLTSWIRDYLYIPLGGNRRGELRMQVNLWLCFLASGLWHGAAWTYVAWGAYNGLFLVLDRLFLLDWLKRRPIWLANLLTFFVVTIGWTVFRASSMEQTGAFLFAMARPFASGAEPIAIPAYHFTVLAIAAAICLAQRLYLSCGDKLSCGDKLFWSLLAQRHAFALNSALALLFVCAIGKGLADPFKPFIYFRF